The sequence GTCGGGCCCGAACGTATTGAGGATTTCCGTTGTTAACCCCAGAGCGCCGCTTCCCGAAAGAGGGCGCATGACCGCCAGCGGAACAAGATCGGGCGGTACACCGAGCAAAATTAACAGTGGCTGTAAAAACGAAATAAAAATATCCATTGCTCCGGAGGTTCTAAAAATGTTAATAGCCACCATCATGGCTACTAAAAAAGGCATAATACGCACTGCCGTATGAAAGCCGTCGGCTGCGCCTTCGACAAAGGCTTCGTAAACCCGCACGCGCCGAAGATAACCAACCAAGGGAACGGCAAGCAGCAGCAGCGGAATTATCCATAAGGATAATTGTTCGCTTACCTCTACAAACATCTACCTGCCTCCCTTGGCCGCAAAAAACATGCGGCATACCCGGTCTGCCGCGACGGCCACACAGGTAGCCAACAAACTTACCATTAAAGTAGCCCCGACAATTTCCGCCGGATTGACCGAGCCGGCTGCCGACCGCAGAGCAATGATCGTTGCCGGTACCAAAGTAAATCCTGTCGTGCACAGGGCAAGGAGCGTACACATCGCCGGCGAGGCTGTTTCTTTGTTCGGATTGAGTTTTTGCAGCTCCTGCATGGCCTTGATGCCAAAAGGTGTAACAGCATTACCTAAGCCTAGCATGTTGGCGCTGACCGTCATGACGATTGCGCCCATCGCCGGGTGGTTACGGGGCACACTTGAAAACAAGACGCGGATAACCGGGCTGAGCAGCCGGGCAAAAAAACGCACAATTCCGGCCTGTTCGGCAATTTTTAAAACCCCTAGCCACAAGCACATCACGCCAATCAATTTGAAAGCCAGTGCAACAGCATCCTCGGCGGCACTGATTGCGCTTTTTGTTACTATTTCAATGCGCCCGTTTACCGCTGCACAAATGATTCCCGCTACAATTAAAAACATCCAAACGAAGTTAATCACTAGTCACCACCCCCATTAGAAACTATGAGAAAACACTAGTGGCTAGAACAAAAAAAGCCGGACGCAAAGCGTCAGGCTAAATTACGAATAACAAAGGTAAAGAAACTCCAGAGCGAACCCCAGAGCAAGCCGAAAAAGGATTTTCTTTCAACAGAATCAGCCGCGACCAAGTCGACAGCCGCAATCTCCTTATCCCGGTAAAAAGTCTTTACCACACCCACCTTCTGACCAGCGACAACAGGCGCTTCCAGTTTTGCGGGCGCTTCGACCACCGTGCGGAATTGGTCTTTATCATCTGCTGAAACAGGCACTATACTACTGGCTTTTGTCACTAACCGCACCGTCTCCTGCTTACCGTTATTCACCCTAACCGTCTTGACAATATCCCCCTGATTAAAGAGCACCATTGGCTTTACTTGTTTAAAGCCGTAATCTAGCAGAGCCATAGATTCTTCCCACATGCGTTCACTGTCTAGCACAACGGCGATAAGCTGGATGTTGTTGCGCTTGGCGCCAGACACCAGGCACGGACCTGCTGCCTCGGTATAGCCTGTTTTTACACCGTTCGCGCCGTCATACAACCACAACATTTTATTTTCGTTATATAAGTCACGGTCATGATCCTTGCCCGGCCAAGGAATGACTTTGTGCTTCGTACTAACAATCTCGGCAAAAAAAGGATTTTTATACCCATAGGCGGCAATCTTGGCCAGATCGTGAGCAGTGGTATAGTGATTAGGGTCAGGCAATCCGCTGGAGTTGGTAAAATTGGTGTTCGTGGCACCGATAGCGTGCGCCTTTTCCGTCATAAGCCTGGCAAACTTTTCCACAGAACCGGAAATATGCTCAGCTACCGCCACGGTGGCATCGTTGCCGGATACGAGCATAACACCGTAAAGCATATCCAAAAGTTTTAGCTGTTCACCCGGCGCTAGCCACAGGGACGAGCCTTCGGTACTAGCCGCATTGGCGCTGGTTGTAACAATATCGTTTAAATTACCGTGCTCTAGCGCCACAATCAGCGTCATCATTTTGGTAGTACTGGCAGGATATCGCTTTGTTTCTGCGTCTTTCGCATATAACACCTTTCCGGTAGAGGCTTCGATAACAATAGCCGATTTGGCCGTCAGGTCAAGCGGAGCACTCCATCCCGTATTCGGTAATACCAGTAGCGCAATCAGCCACGGAATCAAACCTCTTCGCAGCATAGATGAACCTCGCTTATGTATAGTTTACAAAACACATACATTATTATATATTTGTTTTGCCCGTCCGTCAAAGCGACCATACATGTTCGGCCGGCAACCGGGCATACTAATAACAAAAATTAAGGGAGGTGATTGGTAGTGACAGTTGAAGTAATTGACGTAAAAACCGCACTCAGAACCACGCTCGCACAAAAGCAGGAATTGGTACGCGACTATCAAACCTTTGCCGAGCAAATAAATGATCCGGAAGTATCCAAAATGTTCAGACACTTCGCGGAAGCCGAAGGGCTGCACGCTCACCAAATCAAGGACAAACTTGATTCAATGGCCGGAAAATAGTTTATATACTAAGCATATGTAAAAAACCGCACATTAATGTGTGCGGTTTTTGTACTATGTAGGGTTAATGAGCATTTGCTTGAGTTTCGGCCGTCTCCGCCAATTCATCCATATTATCTTTACTGTTGGCATCCTTTTTAAACATACTTTGCAATTTATTAAGCACTTGCGGCACCATGTCAAGCAAACGGTCATAAATGACGTTGCCATCAATAGGAATAAACCGCACGCCATTTTGCGGCGAACAAACCAAAAAGCCTACCGGTCTGACACTTACCCCGGCGCCGCTGCCACCACCGAAGCCGCTGAGCATATCGTCGCCTTCCTCTTCCGGAAAATTGCCGCCTCCACCGCCGGCGGCAAAACCAAAGGACACGCGAGAAATGGGTATAATTACCGTGCCATCCGACGTTTCGACGGCGTCGCCAACAATGGTATTAACGTCAACCATTTCTTTGATGCTTTCCATGGCAGTCTTCATTAAACCCTGAATAGGATGTTCAGCCACTGCCTTCCGCCCCCTTGCGTTTGGAATTGAAAAGACTGTATGTGGCAGTAATAACATTGCCAACTCGC comes from Thermosinus carboxydivorans Nor1 and encodes:
- a CDS encoding spore maturation protein, coding for MFVEVSEQLSLWIIPLLLLAVPLVGYLRRVRVYEAFVEGAADGFHTAVRIMPFLVAMMVAINIFRTSGAMDIFISFLQPLLILLGVPPDLVPLAVMRPLSGSGALGLTTEILNTFGPDSLVGRIASTVLASTDTTFYILTVYFGAVGIRNPRYSVFVGLLGDLVGFFGSVYICKQLFGQ
- a CDS encoding ferritin family protein — protein: MTVEVIDVKTALRTTLAQKQELVRDYQTFAEQINDPEVSKMFRHFAEAEGLHAHQIKDKLDSMAGK
- a CDS encoding D-alanyl-D-alanine carboxypeptidase family protein, yielding MLRRGLIPWLIALLVLPNTGWSAPLDLTAKSAIVIEASTGKVLYAKDAETKRYPASTTKMMTLIVALEHGNLNDIVTTSANAASTEGSSLWLAPGEQLKLLDMLYGVMLVSGNDATVAVAEHISGSVEKFARLMTEKAHAIGATNTNFTNSSGLPDPNHYTTAHDLAKIAAYGYKNPFFAEIVSTKHKVIPWPGKDHDRDLYNENKMLWLYDGANGVKTGYTEAAGPCLVSGAKRNNIQLIAVVLDSERMWEESMALLDYGFKQVKPMVLFNQGDIVKTVRVNNGKQETVRLVTKASSIVPVSADDKDQFRTVVEAPAKLEAPVVAGQKVGVVKTFYRDKEIAAVDLVAADSVERKSFFGLLWGSLWSFFTFVIRNLA
- a CDS encoding nucleoside recognition domain-containing protein, whose translation is MINFVWMFLIVAGIICAAVNGRIEIVTKSAISAAEDAVALAFKLIGVMCLWLGVLKIAEQAGIVRFFARLLSPVIRVLFSSVPRNHPAMGAIVMTVSANMLGLGNAVTPFGIKAMQELQKLNPNKETASPAMCTLLALCTTGFTLVPATIIALRSAAGSVNPAEIVGATLMVSLLATCVAVAADRVCRMFFAAKGGR
- the ytfJ gene encoding GerW family sporulation protein, with protein sequence MAEHPIQGLMKTAMESIKEMVDVNTIVGDAVETSDGTVIIPISRVSFGFAAGGGGGNFPEEEGDDMLSGFGGGSGAGVSVRPVGFLVCSPQNGVRFIPIDGNVIYDRLLDMVPQVLNKLQSMFKKDANSKDNMDELAETAETQANAH